The following nucleotide sequence is from Acidobacteriota bacterium.
GTTGTTGAAGTCCATCAGGAATCCGGAAGCTTCGAGCTCGAGCCGGCGGTCGAAGAAGCGGCCCTTCAATCCGCCTTCCACGCTGCGCGAGGTTTCCGGCTTCAGGATGCGATCACCGCCCTCATTCTCCCCGATGCCAAAATCGATGGCGGCGGGCTTGAAGGTGTCGCGGTAGGTGGCGTAAAGATGGACGTCATCCTGCCCGCTCTGCCACGCGGTGAAGGTTGCGCCCACGTTGGCGCCGGCACGCACATCCGACAGCGCGGCGGTAAAGGACTCGCCCGCGCCGCCATCCACGATCATCTGGCTCTCGTGCGTGAGGTTCAGGCGGATGCCGGCGTCGATGCGCAGGCGCTCGAACGGACTCCACTCCATCGAAGCGTACGGTCCGAAGAAGTCGCGGCGATCGTCGATGTGGAAGTCGAGGCCGGCGGGCTGCGGCACGAGCGTCTTCGCTGCGCTCAGCGGCACGGTGTAATCGAAGTCCGCGCCCTGCGCGTTGCCGCTGCCGTGCAGATAATCGGTCCCGAAGATGAAGGTGACGCCGCGCGGGAAGCGCCGCGTCCAGTGCGTGTCAAAGTAAACGTCGGTGAGCTGGATGTTCTCGCGCACCCCGTGCGCATTGTCGGGCACGTTGTCGAGCTCGAGCAGGAAGCCGCGGAAGCCTTCTTGCCGCGCGTGCGAGACCGAGCCGGTCATGTACCAGTGCCAATCCTGGCCGGCGGGACGGTCGAACCCAACCATCACCGTGCCGCGATGGTCGTTCAGGAACGCGCCCGCGGGGTTGTAGTTCGAGTCCACCGGCGTGAGCGGTGAGAGCGCCGCTCCATCGCGCACGCGCGGGCTGGCCGGATCCTGATCGAGCCAGTTCAAGTCTCCCGTGATCCAGAAACGATGCTCGGCGTCCCACTTGCGCTGGATGCGCCACAACGCGTGGCTCCGGACGAACGACGTGCGCTCGTCGCTGAAGCCTTCGCGCTCGCCCTCGATCGTCAGCCGCGACTTCCACTCGCCCCACAGCGGCAGCGGGGTGGAGAAGCTGCCTCCGCCGCTGCCGTGACTGCCGCCCCGCAGCGTGAGGCTGCGCTCCGCTGAGTCGGGAGACTGGTGCACCACGTTGATCACGCCCACGAACGAGGTGGCGCCGTAGGTCACCGCTGCCGGTCCGCGCATCACTTCCACGCGCTCCACGTCGCTGAAGTTGAGCGCGGTGAGCGCGGGATTGAACGCGCCTCCCCACGGCACACCGTCCACCAGCAGCAGGAAGGCGTCAAACTCCTTCAGTCCCCAGAATTCCGGCACCGCGCTCGCCGGCCCGCCATCGCCGCCGGAGGCGATGGCCACTCCGGTGGCGAGCGCCAGCGCGCCGCTCAAGTCGCGCGCGCCGCGCGCCCGTAGCTCGTCGCCGCTGAACACTTCGATCGGCGCCGGGACCAGATCCGGATCCTCCGGCAGCCGTGTCGCGGTCACCTCCACCCGCTGCTCGATGGTGCGCCGGTCGGGCTGCACAATCTCCACTTGCAGCGGTGCGCCCGCCTTCACCGTGAGTTCATACTCGACCGGCATCAGGCGCGGAGACTCCACATGGATCTCCCACTTGCCGGCCTCGACGGCGGCGAATTCGAAGTGGCCGCTGCTGTCGGTGGTGGTGGTCATGCGGTCAGTGCCGTGCGCCCGCAACGCGACCTTCGCGCCCGCGACGGCTGTGCCCTGCGCGTCGGTCACGATTCCGCTGATGGTAGAGGTTTGGGTCTGCGCCCCTGCAAGCGCGACAATCAGGAACAGGACTGCAACC
It contains:
- a CDS encoding TonB-dependent receptor; its protein translation is MTDAQGTAVAGAKVALRAHGTDRMTTTTDSSGHFEFAAVEAGKWEIHVESPRLMPVEYELTVKAGAPLQVEIVQPDRRTIEQRVEVTATRLPEDPDLVPAPIEVFSGDELRARGARDLSGALALATGVAIASGGDGGPASAVPEFWGLKEFDAFLLLVDGVPWGGAFNPALTALNFSDVERVEVMRGPAAVTYGATSFVGVINVVHQSPDSAERSLTLRGGSHGSGGGSFSTPLPLWGEWKSRLTIEGEREGFSDERTSFVRSHALWRIQRKWDAEHRFWITGDLNWLDQDPASPRVRDGAALSPLTPVDSNYNPAGAFLNDHRGTVMVGFDRPAGQDWHWYMTGSVSHARQEGFRGFLLELDNVPDNAHGVRENIQLTDVYFDTHWTRRFPRGVTFIFGTDYLHGSGNAQGADFDYTVPLSAAKTLVPQPAGLDFHIDDRRDFFGPYASMEWSPFERLRIDAGIRLNLTHESQMIVDGGAGESFTAALSDVRAGANVGATFTAWQSGQDDVHLYATYRDTFKPAAIDFGIGENEGGDRILKPETSRSVEGGLKGRFFDRRLELEASGFLMDFNNLVTATIVGGVPGLINAGSERFKGFETGGALFLRHDVFARASYSYHDARFTDLLFDFGGGPVQLAGKRLEMSPHNLASFGLVYAPDKGFLGGVTLNYTGERFLNKRNTAPAEGFATVDLSAGYRTPKWELRVDARNLGDRRDPVAESELGDAQYYLMPGRRVDGTLRLRF